One genomic region from Ptychodera flava strain L36383 chromosome 5, AS_Pfla_20210202, whole genome shotgun sequence encodes:
- the LOC139133421 gene encoding N-acetyltaurine hydrolase-like, translating to MTSLDESLSGKILTVTGPITPEELGTTYTHEHVVMNYECAFTDVDKEPVTQIANEPLTLQNAWWVKQHPYSNMENLKLFGQDWFEAVLEDLKYLKQNGGNSIVECTTIGICRNIKKLKEMSESSGINIISGTGFYLPGAELLLEADKEIILSLNQKSEEEISAMLVRDIMEGADGTDVRCGVIGEVASCHPMTEVEKKVIKSVASAQNQLGCPVIFHPEDFKECPYDIMRIFQEAGGLYEKTVMSHLDYTFFTPEEYLEFAELGTYLELDFFGLEMSNWDFNDIDFLTDAQRIQLVKRLADEGLSDRIVIAHDIHTRHRLMKFGGHGYSHILLSVVPKMLKRGISQETIDKILIDNPKRWLTFK from the exons ATGACCTCTTTAGATGAGTCTCTTTCAGGAAAAATCCTCACAG TCACTGGTCCGATAACACCGGAAGAACTGGGAACAACGTACACACATGAACATGTCGTGATGAACTATGAATGTGCTTTCACCGATGTCGATAAAGAACCTGTGACTCAAATAGCCAATGAACCACTGACTTTGCAAAATGCATGGTGGGTCAAACAACACCC ctacagcaatATGGAAAACTTGAAGCTTTTTGGCCAAGATTGGTTTGAAGCTGTCTTGGAGGACttaaaatacttgaaacaaaatggcggcaATTCCATAGTTGAGTGTACAACCATAGGCATTTGTCGCAACATCAAGAAACTGAAAGAGATGTCAGAATCATCAGGAATCAACATCATATCAGGAACAG GATTTTATTTGCCTGGCGCTGAGTTGCTTTTGGAAGCAGACAAAGAAATTATATTGAGTTTGAACCAGAAAAGTGAGGaagaaatatcagccatgttggTTAGAGATATCATGGAAGGTGCTGATGGGACTGATGTAAGGTGTGGTGTGATTGGTGAAGTGGCAAGCTGTCATCCAATGACAG AGGTAGAGAAGAAGGTCATAAAATCTGTGGCGTCAGCACAGAATCAACTCGGATGCCCGGTAATATTTCATCCTGAAGATTTCAAAGAATGCCCATACGACATCATGAGGATTTTCCAGGAAGCTGGGGGGCTTTATGAGAAAACTGTAATGTCACATCTGGACT ACACTTTCTTCACTCCAGAAGAGTATTTGGAATTTGCAGAACTGGGAACATACCTGGAATTGGACTTCTTTGGCCTTGAGATGTCAAATTGGGATTTCAATGATATCGACTTCCTCACTGACGCACAAAGAATTCAGTTGGTCAAAAGATTGGCTGACGAGGGTCTCTCCGACAGAATTGTCATTGCACATGACATCCATACACGCCATAGATTG ATGAAGTTTGGCGGCCATGGATACTCTCACATTCTGCTCAGTGTCGTTCCAAAGATGTTGAAACGAGGAATCTCCCAGGAGACTATCGACAAGATTCTGATAGACAATCCAAAACGATGGTTGACTTTCAAGTAA